A region of Myxococcus stipitatus DSM 14675 DNA encodes the following proteins:
- a CDS encoding flagellar biosynthesis protein FlhA — MKMLMEWWSKVRSSSDLVLAVAVAAVLGALIIPLPSWLLDVGLAVNLAAAVALLVAALRAKDALKVTSFPSLLLFTTLFRLALNVSSTRLALAEGHAGEVIQAFGEFVVQGDYVVGGVVFAILSLVQFLVVAKGAERVAEVSARFTLDAMPGKQMSIDADLRAGAIDQAQARKRRRDLERESQMFGAMDGAMKFVKGDVIAGLVIVAVNLLGGSLIGVLQGGMSLAEAASTFALIAIGDGLVSQVPSLCITVAAGLVVTRVASEREEDSLGSEIGSQFFGDARTLYVVAGLCVALALMPGMPHMTFLLLAAGLVGLGRVLQRGASRARPVREAEGSSGEKVGATAKEGAPPESAAAPVGVSPLTLDLAPDLTALAQASAGAFVHKTLNAVRDELYFELGVRIPGIRVRTQAAYLASGEYRILVDEVPAGEGQLTSGALYAMAPPDELAFLPVKAESAVEPWTRRTISRIPEAGRGPVELAQVQVLRPEELLAEHLRWVLRARAADLLGLQDVQALLDGLAPRAPMLVKEALQKVPLPLLTDVLRKLLQEGVSIRDLRGILEALVAPSTEGDATALAERCRQALRRYLSHKFAPTGPLYAYLVDPEVEEILRSTGPRGPAPDPERVAEILEGVRQVATDGKAVLLTAPDVRRSLRRLCEGAFPEVAVLTYGELDGALQIRPIGRLSPVPTGA, encoded by the coding sequence GCGGCGCTGCGAGCGAAGGATGCGTTGAAGGTGACGTCCTTCCCTTCGTTGTTGTTGTTCACGACGTTGTTCAGGCTCGCGCTCAACGTGTCCTCCACGCGGCTGGCGCTGGCGGAAGGGCACGCGGGGGAGGTCATCCAGGCGTTCGGCGAGTTCGTCGTCCAGGGTGACTACGTGGTGGGCGGGGTCGTGTTCGCCATCCTTTCGTTGGTGCAGTTCCTGGTGGTCGCGAAGGGCGCGGAGCGGGTCGCGGAGGTGTCCGCCCGCTTCACGCTGGACGCGATGCCGGGAAAGCAGATGTCCATCGATGCGGACTTGAGGGCGGGGGCCATCGACCAGGCTCAGGCTCGGAAGCGGCGGAGGGACCTGGAGCGTGAGTCGCAGATGTTTGGTGCGATGGATGGCGCGATGAAGTTCGTGAAGGGCGATGTCATCGCGGGTCTGGTCATCGTCGCGGTGAACCTGCTGGGGGGCTCGCTCATCGGTGTGCTGCAGGGCGGCATGTCGCTCGCGGAAGCCGCGTCGACCTTCGCGCTCATCGCTATCGGCGATGGGCTTGTGTCCCAGGTCCCATCGCTGTGCATCACGGTGGCCGCCGGACTGGTCGTCACGCGGGTGGCCTCGGAGCGGGAAGAGGACTCCCTGGGGTCGGAGATTGGCTCGCAGTTCTTCGGGGACGCCCGGACGCTCTATGTCGTCGCGGGACTGTGTGTCGCGCTGGCGCTGATGCCGGGCATGCCGCACATGACCTTCCTCCTGTTGGCGGCGGGGCTGGTGGGCCTGGGCCGTGTCCTGCAGCGAGGGGCTTCCCGCGCGCGGCCGGTGCGCGAGGCGGAGGGCTCCTCGGGAGAGAAGGTGGGAGCGACGGCGAAGGAGGGGGCGCCTCCAGAAAGCGCGGCGGCGCCCGTGGGGGTGTCGCCTCTCACGCTGGACCTCGCGCCGGACCTGACGGCGTTGGCGCAGGCCTCAGCGGGGGCGTTCGTGCACAAGACGCTGAATGCCGTGCGGGATGAGCTGTACTTCGAGCTGGGGGTGCGCATCCCCGGTATTCGCGTGCGGACCCAGGCTGCGTACCTTGCCTCTGGCGAGTACCGCATCCTGGTGGATGAGGTTCCCGCAGGGGAGGGGCAGCTCACGTCGGGGGCGCTCTACGCGATGGCGCCTCCCGACGAGCTGGCCTTCCTCCCGGTGAAGGCCGAGTCCGCGGTGGAGCCGTGGACGAGAAGGACCATCAGTCGCATCCCCGAGGCGGGCCGAGGCCCGGTGGAGCTCGCGCAGGTCCAGGTCCTGCGCCCCGAGGAGCTGCTCGCCGAGCACTTGCGCTGGGTTCTCCGTGCCCGGGCCGCGGACCTGCTGGGGCTCCAGGATGTTCAAGCCTTGCTGGATGGCCTGGCGCCTCGCGCGCCCATGCTGGTGAAGGAGGCGCTGCAGAAGGTGCCGCTGCCGCTGCTCACGGACGTGCTCCGCAAGCTGTTGCAGGAAGGCGTCAGCATCCGGGACCTGCGCGGCATCCTGGAGGCGCTCGTGGCTCCGTCCACGGAGGGAGACGCCACGGCACTCGCCGAGCGCTGCCGTCAGGCGCTGCGCCGCTACCTGAGCCACAAGTTCGCGCCCACTGGGCCCCTGTATGCGTACCTCGTGGATCCGGAGGTCGAGGAGATCCTCCGGTCCACGGGGCCGCGAGGGCCCGCGCCAGACCCGGAGCGTGTGGCGGAAATCCTGGAAGGTGTCCGACAGGTGGCCACGGACGGGAAGGCCGTGCTGCTCACCGCCCCCGATGTCCGCCGGTCTCTGCGCAGACTCTGCGAGGGGGCTTTTCCGGAAGTCGCCGTGCTCACCTATGGGGAGCTGGACGGCGCCCTCCAGATTCGTCCCATCGGAAGGCTGTCGCCTGTTCCGACGGGGGCCTGA